The following proteins are encoded in a genomic region of Flavobacteriales bacterium:
- the ileS gene encoding isoleucine--tRNA ligase, whose translation MSANYRSYETLNLPSVAEEILAYWEKNKVFERSVSTREGKTPYVFYEGPPSANGMPGIHHVMARTIKDIFCRYKTLKGYQVKRKAGWDTHGLPIELGVEKELGITKEDIGKKITIEEYNSACRKAVMKYTDVWNDLTSKMGYWVDMDHPYVTYENKYIESVWWLLGDLYKKGLLYKGYTIQPYSPAAGTGLSSHELNQPGCYRNVKDNTAVVMFSVKSDSLAKLFSAFQSEQKEEASILAWTTTPWTLSSNTALAVGKDIEYVLVESFNQYSHQPVRVVLAADLLSKHFNEKAKEIALSEYKPGDKLIPYKVLGKCKGSDLVGIHYHQLLPYALPCENPDQAFRVIAGDFVTTSDGTGIVHIAPTFGADDMRVAREAGVPPMLVMNEQGKAVPLVDLRGKFRPEMQDDQFGFAGEFVKEDYLNEKEKAEELAKQKELLKGIIADTSKLSYLSVDERLILKLQNEGKLFKKEKYEHNYPHCWRTDKPVLYYPLDSWFVRATAVKDRMIALNKTINWKPEHTGTGRFGEWLNNLNDWNLSRSRYWGIPLPIWRSEDGEEKCISSVEELKAEVDQAVAKGWMKTNPFADFVPGNMSEENYHSFDLHRPYADDIILVSSKGQAMKRESDLIDVWFDSGAMPYAQLHYPFENKELIDNKKYYPADFIAEGVDQTRGWFYTLHAIATLCFDSVAYKNVVSNGLVLDKNGQKMSKRLGNAVDPFDTLKKYGPDATRWYMITNAAPWENLKFDLEGITETQRKYFRALHNTYAFFALYANVDGFAFAEKEIPLSERPEIDRWILSRLNSLIKSVDNSLNEYEPTKAGRDIEEFVLDHLSNWYVRLCRRRFWKGEYSQDKIAAYQTLYTCLETVALLSSSIAPFYSDRLFLDLNAVSGRHKVDSVHLADFPTVDEKAIDIYLEEKMTLAQKVSSMVLALRKKNDIKVRQPLGRIMVPVLDPKMGEQLKSVEELILSEVNVKELQYLDDSSNVLVKSIKPNFKTLGKKYGKHMKAISAKVASFGAEEIASIERSGNYSFENDGENILLEREDVEIQSQDIPGWLVASEGAVTVALDVTISDELKQEGLAREVVNRIQNLRKDKGLELTDKIVLEIQRHDAINDAINNNLSYICSETLATRLELVDSVNGNGVEVEVDDHIKTRIALEKAH comes from the coding sequence ATGTCAGCGAATTACCGTAGTTATGAAACCTTAAATCTTCCTTCCGTAGCAGAAGAAATTCTCGCTTATTGGGAAAAGAACAAGGTGTTTGAGCGTTCCGTAAGCACACGTGAAGGAAAAACTCCTTATGTGTTTTATGAAGGTCCCCCTTCTGCCAACGGTATGCCCGGAATTCACCATGTGATGGCCAGAACCATTAAGGATATTTTTTGTCGCTATAAAACCCTAAAAGGATATCAGGTAAAACGCAAAGCCGGTTGGGATACGCACGGACTCCCGATTGAATTGGGAGTGGAGAAGGAATTAGGAATCACCAAAGAAGATATCGGAAAAAAAATCACCATCGAAGAATACAACAGCGCTTGCCGTAAAGCAGTGATGAAATATACCGATGTGTGGAACGACCTTACATCCAAAATGGGTTATTGGGTGGACATGGATCATCCCTATGTTACTTACGAAAACAAATACATTGAAAGCGTTTGGTGGTTATTGGGCGATTTGTACAAAAAAGGATTGCTTTACAAAGGATACACCATTCAACCCTATTCGCCGGCTGCTGGTACTGGATTATCCTCACATGAGTTAAATCAGCCCGGCTGCTATCGTAATGTGAAAGACAATACAGCGGTGGTGATGTTTTCAGTGAAAAGTGATTCACTTGCAAAATTATTCAGCGCATTTCAATCTGAACAAAAAGAAGAGGCTTCTATTTTAGCATGGACCACAACACCATGGACCTTATCTTCCAATACTGCATTAGCTGTTGGGAAAGATATTGAGTATGTTTTGGTGGAGAGTTTCAATCAATATTCGCATCAACCTGTTCGTGTTGTTTTGGCAGCCGATTTACTGAGTAAACATTTCAATGAAAAGGCAAAGGAAATCGCCTTATCGGAGTATAAACCGGGAGATAAATTAATTCCTTACAAGGTACTTGGAAAATGTAAAGGTTCTGATTTAGTCGGAATTCACTATCATCAGTTATTGCCTTATGCTTTGCCATGCGAAAATCCGGATCAGGCATTTCGTGTAATAGCCGGAGATTTTGTTACTACTTCTGATGGTACCGGAATCGTACATATAGCGCCAACGTTCGGTGCCGACGATATGCGTGTAGCGCGTGAAGCGGGTGTTCCTCCCATGCTGGTGATGAATGAGCAAGGGAAAGCCGTTCCATTGGTAGATCTGCGCGGAAAATTCAGACCGGAGATGCAGGATGATCAATTCGGATTTGCCGGTGAATTTGTAAAAGAAGATTATCTCAACGAAAAAGAAAAAGCGGAAGAACTGGCGAAGCAAAAAGAATTGCTCAAGGGAATTATTGCCGATACTTCCAAACTCAGTTACCTGAGTGTTGATGAACGATTGATCTTGAAATTACAGAACGAAGGAAAATTATTTAAAAAGGAAAAGTACGAACACAATTATCCGCATTGCTGGAGAACCGATAAGCCGGTGCTTTATTATCCGCTCGATTCCTGGTTTGTGAGAGCCACAGCGGTAAAGGATAGAATGATTGCACTCAATAAAACCATCAACTGGAAACCGGAACATACAGGAACCGGAAGATTCGGTGAGTGGTTAAATAATCTTAACGACTGGAATCTTTCCCGTTCGCGTTACTGGGGAATTCCTCTCCCAATCTGGAGAAGTGAAGATGGAGAAGAAAAATGCATTTCTTCGGTAGAAGAATTAAAAGCAGAGGTAGATCAGGCTGTGGCAAAAGGATGGATGAAAACGAATCCTTTCGCAGATTTTGTCCCCGGAAATATGTCGGAAGAAAATTATCATTCCTTCGATTTGCATCGCCCGTATGCCGATGATATTATTCTTGTTTCTTCAAAGGGACAAGCCATGAAACGCGAAAGCGACCTCATTGATGTGTGGTTCGATTCAGGAGCTATGCCTTATGCGCAATTGCATTACCCTTTCGAAAACAAGGAGCTTATCGATAATAAGAAATATTATCCGGCCGATTTCATTGCGGAAGGTGTCGACCAAACCCGTGGTTGGTTTTATACCCTTCATGCTATTGCTACTCTTTGTTTCGATTCAGTAGCTTATAAAAATGTTGTATCAAACGGACTCGTTCTGGATAAAAACGGACAAAAAATGTCGAAGCGTTTAGGGAATGCGGTCGATCCTTTTGATACCTTGAAAAAATACGGTCCGGATGCTACACGTTGGTATATGATTACCAATGCTGCTCCATGGGAAAATTTGAAATTCGACCTGGAAGGAATCACAGAAACACAACGAAAATATTTCCGTGCCCTTCATAATACCTATGCATTTTTTGCTTTGTACGCGAATGTTGACGGATTTGCTTTTGCGGAAAAAGAAATTCCTCTAAGTGAACGTCCGGAAATTGATCGCTGGATTTTATCGCGATTAAACTCGTTGATCAAATCGGTAGATAACAGTTTAAATGAATACGAACCAACCAAAGCAGGTCGCGATATTGAGGAGTTTGTGCTCGATCATTTAAGCAATTGGTATGTGCGCTTGTGCCGTCGACGTTTTTGGAAGGGAGAATATTCTCAGGATAAAATCGCTGCTTATCAAACTTTGTATACCTGCCTCGAAACTGTTGCATTGCTTTCTTCTTCCATCGCGCCGTTTTACAGCGACCGATTGTTTTTGGATTTAAATGCGGTGAGTGGTCGACATAAAGTAGACTCTGTTCACCTGGCTGATTTTCCAACCGTAGATGAAAAGGCTATTGATATTTATCTCGAGGAAAAAATGACGCTGGCTCAAAAGGTAAGCTCCATGGTGTTGGCTCTTCGTAAAAAGAACGACATCAAAGTCCGTCAGCCTCTGGGAAGAATTATGGTCCCCGTGCTCGATCCAAAAATGGGAGAACAACTGAAGTCGGTAGAAGAATTGATTTTATCGGAAGTGAATGTTAAAGAGCTGCAGTACCTCGACGATAGTTCCAATGTGCTGGTAAAAAGCATAAAACCGAATTTTAAAACGCTGGGTAAAAAGTACGGCAAGCACATGAAGGCCATCTCCGCAAAAGTGGCTTCGTTTGGTGCCGAAGAAATTGCTTCCATCGAACGTTCCGGAAATTATTCCTTTGAAAACGATGGAGAAAACATCCTGCTGGAACGTGAAGATGTTGAAATTCAATCGCAAGATATTCCGGGCTGGTTAGTGGCCTCAGAAGGCGCGGTTACCGTGGCGCTGGATGTTACAATAAGCGACGAATTAAAACAGGAAGGTCTTGCAAGAGAGGTAGTTAACAGGATCCAAAACCTGCGTAAGGACAAGGGTCTCGAGCTTACCGATAAAATCGTGCTCGAAATTCAGCGTCACGATGCAATCAATGATGCTATCAATAACAATTTAAGTTATATTTGCTCGGAAACATTGGCCACCCGTCTCGAACTCGTTGATTCGGTGAATGGTAACGGAGTTGAGGTGGAGGTCGATGACCATATTAAAACACGTATAGCACTAGAAAAAGCCCATTAA
- a CDS encoding cytochrome-c peroxidase, translated as MIYKSKIIAALFVITVVMTAAVLGPDKKFISISYPESWPKPVYDFSKSPLENAKVELGRHLFYDPILSLDSSISCSSCHLSFTAFTHVDHALSHGIGDSIGTRNSPVIFNLAWSKELMWDGAVNHIDVQALAPINHPLEMGESTEHVLMKLNRNDFYKQRFKAIYKSSVIGSKELLSALAQFQLSLVSCGSKYDRYMAGDKKAEFSEQEKRGLILFRKHCSSCHPEPLFTTGEFANNGLAMDTVLKDIGRMRITLQKTDSLKFKIPTLRNIEFSFPYMHDGRFKSLNEVLNHYRKGIHESSTLAPELRGGVSISPEEKTDIVAFLLTLSDRSFLLDPKHAFPKN; from the coding sequence ATGATTTATAAATCCAAAATAATTGCTGCATTATTTGTTATCACCGTGGTGATGACCGCTGCAGTTTTGGGGCCCGACAAAAAATTCATTTCCATTTCCTATCCAGAAAGCTGGCCAAAACCGGTGTATGATTTTTCGAAATCTCCTTTGGAAAATGCAAAAGTGGAGTTGGGTCGTCATTTATTTTACGATCCGATTCTTTCGCTGGACAGTAGTATTTCCTGTTCGAGTTGTCATTTGTCCTTTACCGCATTTACCCATGTAGATCATGCGCTGAGTCATGGTATAGGCGACAGTATTGGAACGCGTAATTCGCCCGTGATTTTTAATCTGGCATGGAGTAAAGAATTGATGTGGGACGGTGCCGTAAATCATATCGATGTTCAGGCGCTCGCTCCCATTAATCACCCTTTGGAAATGGGTGAAAGCACTGAACATGTTTTAATGAAATTAAACCGAAATGATTTTTACAAACAACGTTTTAAAGCCATTTACAAAAGCTCAGTAATCGGAAGTAAGGAATTGCTTTCTGCACTTGCACAATTTCAATTGAGTCTGGTTTCCTGCGGATCGAAATACGACCGATATATGGCGGGTGATAAAAAAGCTGAATTCTCGGAACAGGAAAAACGTGGATTAATACTTTTCCGAAAACACTGCAGCAGTTGTCACCCCGAACCGCTCTTCACCACCGGTGAATTTGCCAATAACGGACTAGCCATGGACACGGTGCTAAAGGATATTGGACGAATGCGTATTACGTTGCAGAAAACAGATTCCCTCAAATTTAAAATCCCGACACTGCGCAATATTGAATTTTCATTCCCCTATATGCATGATGGTCGTTTTAAATCGTTAAATGAAGTTTTAAACCATTACCGCAAAGGCATACATGAAAGCAGCACCCTTGCTCCGGAATTAAGAGGTGGAGTATCCATTAGTCCCGAAGAAAAAACCGATATCGTGGCCTTTTTGCTAACGCTCAGCGACCGAAGCTTTTTACTAGACCCCAAACATGCATTTCCAAAAAATTAA
- a CDS encoding YHYH protein, with the protein MIKKTILSMAALCSLSALQAQTNPAILNWLQNTSVTARHYVSGNSTPINDATIVNVQQVEYSANYVYIHTSGVPAYVTGPFLDGNPSVATDQSVIFKFPLNPTQNTGTPTSTTMGNIGVFINGVALFDYRDGVAWNTATNAYCGGPGNPPCSGQTYWNRDAVVAEKPGFDCSKGHPAMGNYHHHQNPSAYKLDLNVISTICNLYDADGLYTIDSTQHSPLIGFAYDGFPIYGAYGYKNADGSGGIVRIKSGYQLRSITDRTVWADGTNVPDGPVVNTTYPLGTFKEDYEFISHPGQEDYLDEHNGRFCVTPEYPAGIYCYFATVDANWNSAFPYAVGPTFYGVYAASTVTNISESTTVYTPSANAISEEEISMMQMNIYPNPASDLIAVQVNGLVKENMEISLFDMSGRLIETKTLFQGSTIIYFDAKTLYSGQYIVRLNHNNGSVTGKVIIMKD; encoded by the coding sequence ATGATAAAGAAAACAATTTTAAGCATGGCTGCCCTTTGTAGCCTCTCTGCTCTTCAGGCACAAACCAATCCTGCCATTTTAAATTGGTTGCAAAATACCAGTGTAACAGCCAGACATTATGTGTCCGGCAATTCCACTCCGATTAATGATGCAACCATTGTGAATGTGCAGCAGGTGGAATATTCGGCAAACTATGTTTACATCCATACCAGCGGAGTACCTGCCTATGTAACCGGTCCGTTTTTAGATGGAAATCCTTCCGTAGCAACCGACCAAAGCGTAATTTTTAAATTTCCGCTGAACCCAACTCAAAACACAGGTACTCCAACCTCAACTACCATGGGGAATATTGGCGTGTTTATTAATGGCGTGGCTTTATTTGATTACCGCGATGGAGTGGCATGGAATACGGCTACCAATGCTTATTGCGGCGGACCCGGAAATCCTCCTTGCAGTGGTCAAACCTATTGGAACCGCGATGCTGTAGTTGCAGAAAAACCGGGATTCGATTGTTCCAAAGGACATCCGGCAATGGGGAATTATCACCATCATCAAAATCCTTCTGCCTACAAATTGGATTTGAATGTGATTTCTACCATTTGTAATCTCTATGATGCGGATGGCTTATACACGATTGATTCAACTCAACATTCACCTTTAATCGGATTTGCTTATGACGGCTTTCCGATTTACGGAGCATACGGTTATAAAAATGCGGATGGAAGTGGTGGAATTGTTCGAATTAAATCGGGCTATCAACTCCGATCCATTACCGATAGAACGGTATGGGCCGATGGCACCAATGTTCCCGACGGACCTGTTGTAAACACGACTTATCCATTAGGAACATTTAAGGAGGATTACGAATTTATCAGTCACCCCGGTCAAGAAGATTATCTCGATGAGCACAATGGTCGCTTTTGTGTTACACCGGAATATCCTGCAGGAATTTATTGCTATTTCGCGACCGTAGATGCCAATTGGAATTCTGCTTTTCCTTATGCGGTTGGTCCAACATTTTACGGTGTATATGCTGCATCTACCGTAACCAATATCAGTGAATCCACAACGGTTTATACTCCATCTGCCAATGCTATTTCTGAAGAAGAAATTTCGATGATGCAGATGAACATTTATCCGAATCCCGCCAGCGATTTAATTGCCGTGCAGGTAAACGGACTGGTAAAAGAAAATATGGAGATTTCATTGTTTGATATGTCGGGCCGACTCATTGAAACCAAAACGTTATTTCAGGGAAGCACCATTATCTATTTTGATGCAAAAACACTTTACAGTGGTCAATACATTGTTCGTTTAAATCACAACAATGGAAGTGTTACCGGAAAAGTTATTATTATGAAAGATTAA
- a CDS encoding gliding motility-associated C-terminal domain-containing protein yields the protein MRTALNIVFLLWLSTYSALHAQTLIINEVSNGPTGNMEYVEFVVIDTAVVYDCNSSTPPCVDIRGWIFDDNSGYHGATGVAAGAIRFAQDPLWSCVPVGTIIVIYNNSDPNTSMPAVDVSLNDGNCVIVAPVVSPFFDRNLTTPGAVACSYPAAGWVNGGDWSTTLLANSGDCARLVDLSGCEVFSLCYAGANANPMIYFNSGGSGSDNVWYFNDGDPYSQANWSEGCADPSTCGLNEQTPGAPNNAANAAYIGQFNNNCLPIPPLVVNAVAINASCQCDGTASANASGSMGGYSYQWFNSAFVSIGQNTSMATNLCPGTYHCIITSGIGCVDTATVNIVSPTVINPNLTTTNPGCAGNNGTASVNPTGGIGPYTIHWSPSPGAGQGTNNATSMVAGNYSVSVTDVSGCSVNQNFTLTAATAPSITSVNSSNISCNGLCDGTISLVITGGQTPYSYSWSNGASSSNLNSLCAGNYSVTVSDNGGCTTSASATITEPTAITVSVTGTDPTCGNNNGTVQANPAGGTIATAYSYIWFDNAFNVLPSTQSLSNLSPGDYTVVVADDNGCSASGMITLIQPGAPTLSHVFTDVSCNGGNNGSIDLTVNGIAPFVIAWTGPSFSSAQEDLSTLPAGTYSVIVSDAGGCSATSSVIISEPAALSATISPNQTVCPGTVINLDVIASGGTAPYVYAWDNGNTSAQNTITVISDSTSCVSVTDANNCPALQICSIVQVYDSLQIQLSADTTVCPGSLVQLNASILSGSGAPYIMNWMESGISLGNNTSLSFIPSANSSIVFSVQDLCATVNDTVNIQLFNVAVPTIVSDVITGCVPLTVAFSETSGMAGNNCVWTFGNAGSTDDCMNSTFTFSQTGCYDISYALTTTDGCSTSVTVPQMICAVPNPTASFVPSTYSVSTFNNQVELQNSSSNATSYFWYLNSSFFSNQENENLVFDIQSEEPYQICLAAYNDLGCADSVCAEIEIIPDIAIYVPNAFTPNGDSYNNYFMPIVSGQTDEYHFMIFDRWGALLFESFTPGVAWDGTYKGVRCPIDTYVWVLMVYVDNPGKEYNYKGHVSIIK from the coding sequence ATGCGTACTGCTCTAAATATCGTTTTTCTCCTTTGGCTGAGTACTTACTCGGCTTTGCATGCGCAAACACTTATCATCAATGAAGTTTCCAATGGTCCTACCGGAAACATGGAGTATGTTGAGTTTGTAGTTATCGATACAGCGGTAGTTTACGATTGCAATTCAAGCACGCCTCCTTGTGTGGACATTCGCGGTTGGATTTTCGACGACAATAGTGGTTACCATGGTGCAACGGGTGTAGCTGCGGGTGCTATTCGTTTTGCCCAGGATCCATTGTGGTCCTGCGTACCTGTAGGTACCATCATTGTTATTTATAACAATTCCGATCCCAATACTTCTATGCCAGCTGTGGATGTTTCGCTCAATGATGGAAACTGTGTAATTGTGGCGCCGGTGGTAAGTCCTTTTTTCGATCGCAACTTAACAACTCCCGGTGCGGTGGCGTGTTCGTATCCTGCCGCTGGATGGGTGAACGGTGGCGATTGGAGCACTACACTGCTGGCTAACTCCGGCGACTGTGCACGTCTGGTGGATTTGTCGGGCTGCGAAGTTTTCTCCTTGTGTTATGCAGGCGCTAATGCCAATCCGATGATTTATTTTAATTCGGGTGGATCGGGCTCGGATAATGTTTGGTATTTCAACGATGGTGATCCTTATTCACAAGCCAACTGGAGTGAAGGCTGTGCGGATCCATCGACTTGCGGACTCAACGAACAAACACCCGGAGCACCCAATAATGCGGCTAATGCGGCTTATATCGGTCAGTTCAACAATAATTGTTTACCCATTCCTCCATTGGTAGTAAATGCCGTGGCCATTAATGCTTCATGTCAGTGCGACGGTACCGCCAGTGCCAATGCAAGCGGATCAATGGGTGGATATTCTTATCAATGGTTCAATTCTGCCTTTGTTTCTATCGGACAAAACACATCCATGGCAACGAATTTATGTCCGGGGACCTATCATTGTATCATCACTTCCGGAATCGGATGTGTGGATACGGCAACGGTAAACATCGTTTCACCAACAGTGATTAATCCGAATTTAACTACCACCAATCCAGGTTGTGCCGGAAATAACGGAACTGCAAGTGTAAATCCAACGGGAGGAATCGGACCCTATACCATTCATTGGTCACCATCACCCGGTGCAGGACAAGGCACGAATAATGCAACTTCGATGGTAGCAGGAAATTATTCTGTTTCCGTTACCGATGTTTCCGGATGCAGCGTGAATCAGAATTTTACACTCACTGCAGCCACAGCACCAAGCATAACATCCGTTAATAGCAGCAATATTTCCTGTAACGGATTATGCGATGGAACAATTTCATTGGTGATTACCGGCGGACAAACACCTTATTCTTATTCCTGGAGCAATGGAGCTTCATCATCCAATCTCAATTCACTTTGTGCAGGGAACTATTCTGTAACGGTAAGCGATAACGGAGGGTGCACAACAAGCGCCAGTGCCACCATCACAGAACCGACTGCAATAACGGTAAGTGTAACAGGAACGGATCCTACCTGCGGAAACAACAATGGAACAGTGCAGGCTAATCCCGCCGGAGGAACCATCGCCACTGCGTATTCATATATCTGGTTCGATAATGCATTTAATGTTTTACCATCCACGCAAAGCTTAAGCAATCTTTCACCGGGTGATTATACAGTGGTAGTTGCTGATGACAATGGTTGCTCTGCATCGGGAATGATCACACTCATTCAACCCGGAGCTCCCACCTTATCGCACGTGTTTACGGATGTAAGTTGCAACGGAGGGAACAATGGAAGTATTGATTTAACGGTTAATGGAATTGCACCTTTTGTAATTGCATGGACAGGGCCGTCATTTTCTTCTGCGCAGGAAGATCTTTCAACCTTGCCTGCCGGAACTTATTCAGTAATTGTTTCAGACGCTGGAGGATGTAGCGCAACGAGTAGTGTAATCATTTCAGAACCTGCAGCATTAAGTGCTACCATAAGTCCTAATCAAACTGTTTGTCCTGGTACAGTCATTAACTTAGATGTTATTGCCAGCGGAGGAACGGCTCCTTATGTTTATGCCTGGGACAATGGAAACACATCAGCGCAAAATACAATTACAGTTATTAGTGATTCTACTTCTTGTGTTTCGGTGACCGATGCAAACAATTGTCCTGCACTACAAATCTGCTCCATAGTGCAGGTTTACGATAGTTTACAAATTCAACTAAGTGCAGATACCACTGTTTGTCCCGGAAGTTTAGTTCAATTAAACGCCAGCATCCTTTCCGGTAGTGGTGCGCCATACATTATGAATTGGATGGAGTCAGGAATTTCATTGGGGAATAATACAAGCTTGAGTTTTATTCCATCGGCAAATTCCAGCATTGTTTTTTCTGTACAAGATCTTTGTGCAACAGTAAATGATACAGTAAACATTCAACTATTCAATGTAGCAGTGCCAACCATTGTTTCAGATGTTATTACAGGTTGCGTTCCGCTAACAGTTGCATTTTCTGAAACCAGCGGAATGGCGGGAAACAATTGTGTGTGGACCTTTGGAAATGCCGGTTCAACGGATGATTGCATGAATAGTACATTTACGTTTTCACAAACGGGTTGTTACGATATTAGTTATGCATTAACCACTACAGATGGTTGCTCCACGTCAGTAACTGTTCCACAAATGATTTGTGCTGTTCCCAATCCAACGGCTTCTTTTGTTCCTTCCACTTATTCCGTTTCAACATTTAATAATCAGGTTGAATTGCAAAACAGCAGTTCAAATGCCACAAGTTATTTCTGGTATCTCAATTCATCGTTTTTTTCAAATCAGGAAAACGAAAACCTGGTGTTCGATATTCAATCGGAAGAACCATACCAGATTTGCCTGGCGGCATACAATGATTTGGGGTGTGCTGATTCCGTTTGCGCAGAAATTGAAATAATTCCGGATATCGCTATATATGTCCCCAATGCCTTTACACCCAATGGCGATTCCTACAATAACTATTTTATGCCCATTGTTTCGGGACAAACAGACGAGTATCATTTTATGATTTTCGATCGCTGGGGGGCCTTGTTATTCGAAAGTTTTACACCGGGTGTGGCCTGGGACGGAACCTACAAAGGCGTGCGATGCCCCATCGATACTTACGTGTGGGTGCTGATGGTTTATGTTGATAATCCGGGTAAAGAATACAATTACAAGGGACACGTTTCTATCATTAAATAA
- a CDS encoding OmpA family protein: protein MKTLICFFAFFLFLSPGARSQNLVPNGGFEEKENCPQSNGELTNATGWRNPTKATPDLFCACKNNRNSPVTVPQNGMGLQAAHEGNCYAGMFAFTVDDTLYGEYIQTELLEPLKKDQVYHISFWYSLADHSMYNAVPVGIALTDFRPKKNNDRRFTDVSGVQNEEPMSTDTINWHLFHSSYKAKGGEIWITIGPFGNYKLDPSRRKKIKIAPKYKNMVPGEAAYFYVDEVYVSDKPCPFDSARLHVEKKEDKYAAFTSSKKEELNQKEPEKKPENLPLKEEKPIVFEELRFESGKAIIQSVSFTELDRLVAVLKENPKWKIKIVGHTDAQGDAQVNQELSAARAKSVADYLVSKGIQPQRITHLGLGNSHPIADNASPDGRAKNRRVEFILTKD, encoded by the coding sequence ATGAAGACGCTCATCTGCTTTTTTGCCTTTTTTCTTTTTTTATCACCCGGTGCCCGCTCTCAGAATTTGGTGCCGAATGGTGGCTTTGAAGAGAAAGAAAATTGTCCGCAGTCCAACGGAGAACTCACCAATGCTACCGGTTGGAGGAATCCGACTAAAGCTACTCCGGATTTATTTTGTGCTTGTAAAAATAACCGCAACTCACCGGTAACGGTGCCTCAAAACGGAATGGGATTGCAAGCTGCCCACGAGGGAAATTGCTATGCGGGAATGTTTGCCTTTACAGTAGATGATACGCTTTACGGCGAATATATTCAAACCGAATTATTGGAGCCACTCAAGAAAGATCAGGTGTATCATATTTCATTCTGGTATTCCCTCGCTGATCATAGCATGTACAACGCAGTACCGGTTGGAATCGCACTCACCGATTTCCGGCCGAAAAAAAATAACGACCGACGATTTACCGATGTGAGCGGCGTTCAAAATGAAGAGCCGATGAGTACCGATACGATTAATTGGCATTTGTTTCATTCATCGTATAAAGCCAAAGGGGGAGAAATATGGATTACCATTGGTCCTTTCGGAAATTACAAACTCGATCCTTCCAGAAGAAAAAAAATTAAGATTGCTCCCAAGTATAAAAATATGGTTCCGGGAGAAGCGGCTTATTTTTATGTAGATGAAGTTTACGTGAGCGATAAGCCTTGTCCTTTTGACTCCGCCCGCCTTCATGTGGAAAAAAAGGAAGATAAATATGCGGCCTTCACATCTTCGAAAAAGGAAGAATTAAATCAAAAAGAACCGGAAAAAAAGCCGGAAAATTTACCCTTGAAAGAGGAAAAACCCATTGTTTTCGAAGAGTTGAGGTTCGAATCCGGTAAAGCCATAATTCAATCGGTTTCCTTTACGGAATTAGACCGGCTTGTTGCGGTATTAAAGGAAAATCCCAAATGGAAAATAAAAATTGTGGGGCATACCGATGCACAGGGTGATGCTCAGGTCAATCAGGAATTATCCGCCGCAAGAGCCAAATCGGTGGCAGATTACCTTGTTTCCAAAGGAATCCAACCGCAGCGTATTACCCATTTGGGACTCGGCAACTCTCATCCCATAGCCGATAACGCCAGCCCCGATGGCAGGGCAAAAAACCGACGAGTGGAGTTCATTTTAACGAAAGATTAA
- a CDS encoding DUF3820 family protein: MESAPFFDPKVLPELVKAKMPYGKYEGRFLYQLPVSYLEWFGRKGFPKGKLGQQLELMLLIKSNGIEEVLRPFIGKA; this comes from the coding sequence TTGGAATCCGCCCCGTTTTTCGACCCGAAAGTCCTGCCCGAATTGGTTAAGGCCAAAATGCCCTATGGAAAATATGAGGGTCGGTTTTTATATCAGCTACCGGTAAGTTATTTGGAATGGTTCGGAAGAAAAGGATTTCCAAAGGGAAAACTGGGACAACAACTTGAGTTGATGTTGTTGATTAAATCAAACGGAATTGAAGAAGTGCTTCGTCCCTTCATTGGGAAGGCCTAA